In Streptomyces qaidamensis, one DNA window encodes the following:
- the panD gene encoding aspartate 1-decarboxylase — translation MLRTLFKSKIHRATVTQADLHYVGSVTIDADLLDAADLLPGELVHIVDITNGARLETYVIEGERGSGVIGINGAAAHLVHPGDLVIIISYAQVTDAEARALTPRVVHVDHDNRIVALGADPSEPVPGSDQQRSPQAVRA, via the coding sequence GTGCTGCGTACTCTGTTCAAGTCCAAGATCCACCGAGCCACCGTCACCCAGGCCGACCTGCACTACGTGGGATCCGTGACCATCGACGCCGACCTGCTCGACGCCGCCGATTTGTTGCCCGGCGAGCTCGTGCACATCGTGGACATCACCAACGGGGCCCGGCTGGAGACGTACGTCATCGAGGGCGAGCGCGGATCCGGTGTGATCGGGATCAACGGGGCCGCGGCCCATCTCGTCCACCCCGGCGACCTCGTGATCATCATCAGCTACGCCCAGGTGACGGACGCCGAGGCGCGGGCACTCACCCCCCGGGTCGTGCACGTGGACCACGACAACCGGATCGTGGCCCTCGGCGCCGACCCGTCCGAGCCGGTACCGGGCTCGGACCAGCAGCGCAGCCCGCAGGCCGTCCGGGCCTGA
- a CDS encoding transglycosylase family protein: MAVRGRHRRYQPNRINRASLTVTAGGAGMALPFMGTGAAQAADVDTWNKVAACESTSNWSINTGNGFYGGLQFTQSTWEAYGGRAYAARADLASKDQQIAVAEKVLDGQGPGAWPVCSVRAGLTRGGAEPDIRPAAERTQQKDTKKKTSIEDVRPQSTPQSRAGNAEMYTVVRGDTLSRIADDQDVRGGWRGLYVANRSTIGSDPDLIVPGQRLALRGEGATKTRPEHKPAPSAKPAPSAKPATKKPAQDRAKERPKERSKDESRERADRSTATRQGFVAPVNASLGTPYRKAGSSWSKGYHTGIDFPVPTGTSVKSVASGSVVSAGWGGSYGYQVVVRHADGRYSQYAHLSAISVRDGQSVSAGQRIGRSGSTGNSSGPHLHFEVRTGPGFGSDVDPVAYLRAGGVRI, encoded by the coding sequence ATGGCCGTACGCGGCCGGCACCGCCGGTATCAGCCGAACAGGATCAACCGCGCCTCGCTCACCGTCACGGCGGGCGGCGCGGGCATGGCACTGCCGTTCATGGGCACCGGCGCCGCCCAGGCGGCGGACGTGGACACCTGGAACAAGGTCGCCGCCTGCGAGTCCACCAGCAACTGGAGCATCAACACCGGCAACGGCTTCTACGGCGGACTGCAGTTCACCCAGTCCACCTGGGAGGCCTACGGCGGCCGGGCCTATGCGGCCCGCGCGGACCTCGCGAGCAAGGACCAGCAGATCGCCGTCGCGGAGAAGGTCCTGGACGGGCAGGGGCCGGGCGCCTGGCCGGTCTGTTCCGTACGGGCCGGACTGACCCGGGGCGGCGCCGAGCCCGACATCCGGCCGGCCGCCGAGCGCACGCAGCAGAAGGACACGAAGAAGAAGACCTCCATCGAGGACGTACGGCCGCAGTCCACGCCGCAGTCCCGGGCGGGCAACGCCGAGATGTACACCGTGGTCCGCGGCGACACCCTCTCCCGCATCGCGGACGACCAGGACGTCCGGGGCGGCTGGCGGGGCCTGTACGTCGCCAACCGCTCGACCATAGGGTCCGACCCCGATCTGATCGTGCCCGGCCAGCGCCTGGCGCTGCGCGGCGAGGGCGCCACGAAGACGCGGCCCGAGCACAAGCCCGCGCCGTCGGCCAAGCCCGCGCCGTCGGCCAAGCCCGCGACGAAGAAGCCGGCCCAGGACCGTGCCAAGGAGCGGCCCAAGGAGCGGTCCAAGGACGAGAGCAGGGAGCGCGCCGACCGGTCCACGGCCACCCGGCAGGGTTTCGTAGCCCCCGTCAACGCCTCCCTCGGGACGCCCTACCGCAAGGCGGGGTCTTCCTGGTCGAAGGGCTACCACACCGGCATCGACTTCCCCGTGCCCACCGGCACATCGGTCAAGTCGGTCGCGTCGGGCAGCGTCGTCAGCGCGGGATGGGGCGGCTCGTACGGCTACCAGGTCGTGGTCCGGCACGCCGACGGCCGCTACAGCCAGTACGCCCACCTCTCCGCGATCTCCGTGCGGGACGGGCAGTCGGTGAGCGCCGGCCAGCGCATCGGCCGCTCCGGCTCCACCGGCAACAGCTCGGGCCCGCATCTGCACTTCGAGGTGCGGACGGGGCCCGGCTTCGGCTCGGACGTCGACCCGGTGGCGTACCTCCGGGCCGGCGGCGTCAGGATCTGA
- the gndA gene encoding NADP-dependent phosphogluconate dehydrogenase, giving the protein MSSTAQIGVTGLAVMGRNLARNFARNGYTVAVHNRTPARMHALVEEFGGEGEFVACESAKDFVAALERPRRLVVMVKAGEPTDAVIQEFAPLLEPGDMIIDGGNAHFADTRRRERDLREQGIHFVGMGVSGGEEGALNGPSIMPGGPKESYDSLGPMLEKISAKAADGSPCVSHVGPDGAGHFVKMVHNGIEYADMQLIGEAYQLLRDVAGYSPAEIAEIFRTWNQGRLDSYLIEITAEVLSHVDAETGKPFVDVVVDQAEQKGTGRWTVQIALDLGVPVSGIAEAVFARSLSGHAALREASRGLAGPKAKPLSEAEARAFADRVEQALYASKIVSYTQGFHEIDAARGEYGWDIDLGAVSALWRGGCIIRAAFLDRIRAAYDARPDLPSLLSDTTFAQEIADAQDDWREVLVAATRQGVPTPGFAAALAYYDALRAERLPAALTQGQRDYFGAHTYRRVDRDGSFHTLWGQDRSETSA; this is encoded by the coding sequence ATGAGCAGTACAGCGCAGATCGGCGTCACGGGTCTCGCGGTCATGGGCCGCAACCTCGCCCGCAACTTCGCCCGCAACGGCTACACGGTCGCGGTGCACAACCGGACGCCCGCGCGCATGCACGCTCTGGTGGAGGAGTTCGGCGGCGAGGGGGAGTTCGTGGCGTGCGAGAGCGCCAAGGACTTCGTGGCGGCGCTGGAGCGTCCGCGGCGGCTGGTCGTGATGGTGAAGGCCGGTGAGCCGACGGACGCCGTGATCCAGGAGTTCGCGCCGCTGCTGGAGCCCGGCGACATGATCATCGACGGTGGCAACGCGCACTTCGCCGACACCCGGCGCCGTGAGCGGGACCTGCGCGAGCAGGGCATCCACTTCGTCGGCATGGGTGTCTCCGGCGGTGAGGAGGGCGCGCTGAACGGCCCGAGCATCATGCCGGGCGGCCCGAAGGAATCCTACGACTCGCTGGGCCCGATGCTGGAGAAGATCTCGGCGAAGGCCGCGGACGGCTCGCCGTGCGTCTCCCATGTCGGTCCGGACGGTGCCGGGCACTTCGTGAAGATGGTGCACAACGGCATCGAGTACGCGGACATGCAGCTCATCGGCGAGGCGTACCAGCTGCTGCGGGACGTCGCCGGCTACTCCCCCGCCGAGATCGCGGAGATCTTCCGCACCTGGAACCAGGGCCGTCTCGACTCGTACCTGATCGAGATCACGGCAGAGGTGCTGTCGCACGTCGACGCGGAGACGGGCAAGCCGTTCGTGGACGTGGTGGTGGACCAGGCCGAGCAGAAGGGCACCGGCCGCTGGACCGTGCAGATCGCGCTGGACCTGGGTGTGCCGGTGTCCGGTATCGCCGAGGCGGTGTTCGCGCGGTCGCTGTCGGGCCACGCGGCCCTGCGGGAGGCCTCGCGCGGACTGGCCGGCCCGAAGGCGAAGCCGCTGAGCGAGGCGGAGGCCCGGGCGTTCGCGGACCGGGTGGAGCAGGCGCTGTACGCGTCGAAGATCGTGTCGTACACGCAGGGCTTCCACGAGATCGACGCCGCCCGTGGCGAGTACGGCTGGGACATCGACCTCGGTGCGGTGTCCGCGCTGTGGCGGGGCGGCTGCATCATCCGCGCGGCGTTCCTGGACCGGATCCGCGCCGCGTACGACGCCCGTCCCGACCTGCCGAGCCTGCTGTCGGACACGACGTTCGCGCAGGAGATCGCGGACGCGCAGGACGACTGGCGTGAGGTGCTGGTCGCCGCGACCCGCCAGGGCGTGCCGACGCCCGGTTTCGCGGCTGCTCTCGCCTACTACGACGCCCTGCGCGCGGAGCGGCTGCCGGCGGCGCTGACGCAGGGGCAGCGGGACTACTTCGGTGCGCACACCTACCGCAGGGTGGACCGGGACGGGTCGTTCCACACGCTGTGGGGCCAGGACCGGTCGGAGACGTCCGCGTAG
- the glgC gene encoding glucose-1-phosphate adenylyltransferase, translating into MRGGGPSVLGIVLAGGEGKRLMPLTADRAKPAVTFGGTYRLVDFVLSNLVNADILRICVLTQYKSHSLDRHITMTWRMSNLLGNYVTPVPAQQRLGPRWYLGSADAILQSLNLIYDERPEYVAVFGADHVYRMDPRQMLAQHIESGAGVTVAGIRVPRTESSSFGVITPGSDGQTVERFLEKPADPPGLVDDPSCVFASMGNYIFTTKALIEALRRDAEDESSVHDMGGSILPQLTDRGEAALYDFSANHVPGETTRDQGYWRDVGTLDAYYEAHMDLIAERPAFNLYNRSWPIYTHSYQLSPARFNAGGIASESIISAGCLVRGQVTRSVLSPGVVVDPGAVVQGSVLHDNVHIGRGAVVRGAVLDKNVEVPPGATIGVNPERDAELYTVSKGGVIALGKGQLVT; encoded by the coding sequence ATGCGTGGTGGTGGTCCTTCGGTCCTGGGGATCGTGCTGGCGGGCGGCGAGGGCAAACGGCTGATGCCCCTGACCGCGGACCGTGCCAAACCGGCGGTGACCTTCGGTGGCACGTACCGTCTGGTCGACTTCGTCCTGTCCAACCTCGTCAACGCCGACATCCTGCGCATCTGCGTCCTGACGCAGTACAAGTCGCACTCGCTGGACCGGCACATCACCATGACCTGGCGGATGTCCAACCTGCTCGGCAACTACGTCACGCCGGTGCCCGCACAACAGCGCCTCGGCCCGCGCTGGTACCTCGGCAGCGCCGACGCGATCCTGCAGTCGCTGAACCTGATCTACGACGAGCGCCCCGAGTACGTGGCCGTCTTCGGCGCCGACCACGTCTACCGCATGGACCCCCGTCAGATGCTCGCCCAGCACATCGAGAGCGGTGCGGGCGTGACGGTGGCCGGGATCCGGGTGCCGCGCACCGAGTCCTCCTCCTTCGGGGTGATCACCCCCGGCTCGGACGGGCAGACGGTGGAGCGTTTCCTGGAGAAGCCGGCCGACCCGCCCGGTCTCGTGGACGACCCCAGCTGCGTCTTCGCCTCGATGGGCAACTACATCTTCACCACCAAGGCCCTCATCGAGGCGCTGAGGCGGGACGCTGAGGACGAGTCCTCCGTGCACGACATGGGCGGTTCGATCCTGCCCCAGCTCACCGACCGGGGTGAGGCCGCGCTCTACGACTTCAGCGCCAACCACGTGCCCGGCGAGACCACCCGCGACCAGGGCTACTGGCGCGACGTCGGGACGCTGGACGCCTACTACGAGGCCCACATGGACCTCATCGCCGAGCGCCCCGCCTTCAACCTGTACAACCGCAGCTGGCCGATCTACACGCACTCGTACCAGCTCTCGCCGGCCCGGTTCAACGCGGGCGGCATCGCCAGCGAGTCCATCATCAGCGCGGGCTGCCTGGTGCGCGGGCAGGTCACACGGTCCGTGCTGTCGCCGGGGGTGGTGGTCGACCCGGGAGCCGTGGTGCAGGGTTCGGTGCTGCATGACAACGTGCACATCGGCCGGGGCGCGGTGGTGCGCGGCGCCGTCCTCGACAAGAACGTCGAGGTGCCGCCGGGCGCGACCATCGGCGTCAATCCCGAGCGGGACGCGGAGCTGTACACGGTGTCCAAGGGCGGCGTGATCGCCCTGGGGAAGGGGCAGTTGGTCACCTGA
- the glgA gene encoding glycogen synthase — MRVGLLTREYPPDVYGGAGVHVEFLARELRPLVDLDVHCWGEGRADGVLRHRPWSALDGANDALRTFSVDLAMAAALEGRELVHSHTWYANLGGHLAKLLYGIPHVMTAHSLEPLRPWKAEQLGGGYELSSWAERTAIEAADAVIAVSGAMREDILGCYPGLDPERVHVVHNGIDTSLYRPDHGTDALDRIGLDRSRPYVLFVGRITRQKGVPHLLRAVRDIDPAAQVVLCAGAPDTPEIDQEFRELFGELSAVRDGVFWLPKMLPRPEVIQLLTHAALFVCPSVYEPLGIVNLEAMACGTPVVASAVGGIPEVVDDGTTGLLVPPGDAFEAGLARAMDAVLGDPEAARRMGEAGRERAVGEFGWDAVARRTVRLYEEIVKQA, encoded by the coding sequence GTGCGTGTCGGACTGCTGACCCGGGAGTACCCGCCGGATGTGTACGGCGGAGCGGGCGTCCATGTGGAGTTCCTCGCCCGCGAGCTCAGACCGCTCGTCGACCTGGACGTGCACTGCTGGGGGGAGGGCCGCGCCGACGGCGTGCTGCGCCACCGGCCCTGGTCCGCGCTCGACGGCGCCAACGACGCGCTGCGCACCTTCTCCGTCGACCTCGCGATGGCCGCCGCCCTCGAAGGCCGCGAGCTCGTCCACTCCCACACCTGGTACGCCAACCTCGGCGGCCACCTCGCCAAGCTCCTGTACGGCATCCCGCACGTGATGACCGCGCACTCCCTGGAGCCCCTGCGCCCCTGGAAGGCCGAGCAGCTCGGTGGCGGCTACGAACTGTCCAGCTGGGCGGAACGCACCGCGATCGAGGCCGCCGACGCGGTGATCGCCGTCTCCGGAGCCATGCGCGAGGACATCCTCGGCTGCTACCCGGGGCTGGACCCGGAGCGGGTCCACGTCGTGCACAACGGCATCGACACGAGCCTGTACCGGCCCGACCACGGCACGGACGCCCTGGACCGGATCGGCCTGGACCGCTCCCGCCCGTACGTGCTGTTCGTCGGCCGGATCACCCGGCAGAAGGGCGTGCCCCACCTGTTGCGCGCGGTGCGGGACATCGACCCGGCCGCACAGGTCGTGCTGTGCGCGGGCGCACCGGACACACCGGAAATCGACCAGGAGTTCCGCGAGCTGTTCGGTGAGCTGAGCGCGGTCCGCGACGGGGTGTTCTGGCTTCCCAAGATGCTGCCGCGCCCGGAGGTGATCCAGCTCCTCACACACGCCGCCCTGTTCGTCTGCCCCTCGGTGTACGAGCCGCTCGGCATCGTGAACCTGGAGGCGATGGCCTGCGGCACCCCCGTGGTGGCCTCGGCGGTCGGCGGCATTCCCGAAGTGGTGGACGACGGCACGACAGGGCTGCTCGTCCCGCCCGGCGACGCCTTCGAGGCGGGGCTCGCCCGGGCCATGGACGCCGTCCTGGGCGACCCGGAGGCCGCCCGGAGGATGGGCGAGGCCGGGCGCGAGCGCGCGGTCGGCGAGTTCGGCTGGGACGCGGTGGCCCGCCGCACGGTCCGGCTCTACGAGGAGATCGTCAAACAGGCTTAG
- a CDS encoding SDR family NAD(P)-dependent oxidoreductase: MTVTEDGPQAMDEASGLSYGPGIDPERLAVCLGVLEELDKLDVDHPDAIAVRRATAGIYRTVKQRRRQERRAAKTAHDKAVTEATATGSAQRIDDETEGLLPSSNTEEGRIAGILQRPRSCYTCKARYVEVDYFYHQLCPDCARVNREKRDVRADLTGKRALLTGGRAKIGMYIALRLLRDGAHTTITTRFPKDAIRRFKAMDDSADWMHRLEVVGIDLRDPAQAVALADQVAEAGPLDILVNNATQTVRRLPSAYAALVEGESAPLPAGELPAHHVIGAFNSGAVDGIAALPLGTSGLDAQQVADLALVAGNASVERHLDGTAIDAGGLVPDVVDSNTWVQTIEQISPVELLETQLCNYTAPFILISKLRPAMAEAARKAESGRAYVVNVSAMEGVFGRGYKGAGHPNTNAAKAAMNMVTRTSAQEMFQTDGILMTSVDTGWITDERPHYDKLRLAEAGFHAPLDLVDGAARVYDPIVRGEVGEDLYGVFLKDYAPGKW, encoded by the coding sequence ATGACGGTGACAGAGGACGGCCCGCAGGCCATGGACGAGGCGAGCGGGCTCTCGTACGGACCCGGCATCGACCCGGAACGTCTGGCCGTCTGCCTCGGCGTGCTGGAGGAACTCGACAAGCTGGACGTCGACCACCCGGACGCCATCGCGGTCCGCCGGGCCACGGCCGGGATCTACCGCACGGTCAAGCAGCGCCGCCGCCAGGAGCGCCGGGCCGCCAAGACCGCCCACGACAAGGCGGTCACGGAGGCCACGGCGACCGGCTCCGCCCAGCGCATCGACGACGAGACCGAGGGCCTGCTGCCGTCGTCGAACACCGAGGAGGGCAGGATCGCGGGGATACTCCAGCGCCCGCGCTCCTGCTACACCTGCAAGGCCCGGTACGTGGAAGTCGACTACTTCTACCACCAGCTCTGTCCGGACTGCGCCCGCGTGAACCGCGAGAAGCGCGACGTCCGCGCCGACCTCACCGGCAAGCGCGCGCTGCTCACCGGCGGCCGGGCCAAGATCGGCATGTACATCGCGCTGAGGCTGCTGCGCGACGGCGCGCACACCACGATCACCACGCGCTTCCCCAAGGACGCCATCCGCCGCTTCAAGGCGATGGACGACTCCGCGGACTGGATGCACCGCCTGGAGGTCGTCGGCATCGACCTGCGCGACCCGGCCCAGGCCGTGGCCCTCGCCGACCAGGTCGCCGAGGCGGGCCCGCTCGACATCCTCGTCAACAACGCGACGCAGACCGTGCGCCGCCTGCCCTCCGCCTACGCCGCGCTGGTCGAGGGGGAGAGCGCCCCGCTGCCCGCCGGAGAGCTCCCCGCCCATCACGTCATCGGCGCCTTCAACTCCGGTGCGGTCGACGGCATCGCCGCGCTGCCCCTCGGCACGAGCGGGCTCGACGCCCAGCAGGTCGCCGACCTTGCCCTGGTCGCGGGCAACGCCAGCGTCGAACGGCACCTGGACGGCACGGCGATCGACGCGGGCGGGCTGGTGCCCGACGTGGTCGACTCCAACACCTGGGTGCAGACGATCGAGCAGATCTCGCCCGTCGAGCTGCTGGAAACCCAGCTGTGCAACTACACGGCGCCGTTCATCCTGATCAGCAAGCTGCGGCCGGCCATGGCCGAGGCCGCGAGGAAGGCGGAGAGCGGCCGCGCCTACGTCGTGAACGTGTCCGCGATGGAAGGGGTCTTCGGGCGCGGGTACAAGGGCGCCGGGCATCCGAACACCAATGCCGCGAAAGCCGCGATGAACATGGTCACGCGCACCAGCGCCCAGGAGATGTTCCAGACCGACGGCATCCTGATGACCTCGGTCGACACGGGCTGGATCACCGACGAGCGGCCGCACTACGACAAGCTGCGTCTCGCCGAGGCCGGGTTCCACGCGCCGCTGGACCTCGTCGACGGAGCGGCCCGGGTCTACGACCCCATCGTGCGGGGTGAGGTGGGAGAGGACCTCTACGGCGTCTTCCTGAAGGACTACGCGCCCGGGAAGTGGTAG
- a CDS encoding GNAT family N-acetyltransferase, which yields MSDPEIRDDRAAGRLEAVSGGEVVGRIEYFVLESPERALVPVHTIVEPAHEGQGIAGSLARELHALAGREHSAVASLCPYVTKWAERHPDEAQPTDEALLAAAKDWLRAHPGRF from the coding sequence ATGAGCGACCCGGAGATCCGCGACGACCGGGCGGCGGGCCGGCTGGAGGCCGTGTCCGGCGGTGAAGTCGTCGGCCGCATCGAGTACTTCGTGCTGGAAAGCCCCGAGCGCGCGCTCGTGCCCGTCCACACGATCGTCGAGCCGGCCCACGAGGGCCAGGGCATCGCCGGGTCGCTCGCGCGCGAGCTCCACGCCCTCGCCGGCCGCGAGCACAGCGCCGTCGCCTCGCTCTGTCCGTACGTCACCAAGTGGGCCGAACGCCACCCGGACGAGGCGCAGCCGACCGACGAGGCCCTCCTCGCGGCGGCGAAGGACTGGCTGAGGGCGCATCCCGGCCGTTTTTGA
- a CDS encoding wax ester/triacylglycerol synthase family O-acyltransferase gives MTADLLAPLDLAFWNLESAEHPMHLGALGIFSAHSPAAGAHAADLLAARAAGVPGLRMRIRDVWQPLPAALRRPLAFGGAAREADPDFDPLNHVRLHAPTADFQTVAGRLMERPLERDRPPWEAHVLPGEDGVCFAVLFKFHHALADGLRALTLAAGVMDPMDMPAPRPRPVETPRGVLPDVRDLPGLMRGALSDMSRALDIGAAVARSSLDVRSTPALTCAPSGTRRTAGVVLDLDDVHRIRKTVGGTVNDVLIAVVAGALRRWLDERGDGSEGVSPRALIPVSKRRPRTAYPQGNRLSGYLIRLPVDDPDPLARLASVRDAMDRNKDAGPNRGAGAVALLADHVPALAHRLGGPLVGQAARIWFDLLVTSVPLPSLGLKLGGHPLTAVFPFAPLAPGHSLAVAVSTYRGSVHYGLVADAEAVPDLDLFATAVSKEVAMLIKACRS, from the coding sequence TTGACTGCTGACCTGCTCGCTCCTCTCGACCTGGCGTTCTGGAACCTCGAGTCCGCCGAACACCCGATGCACCTCGGTGCGCTCGGGATCTTCTCGGCCCACTCGCCCGCCGCGGGCGCCCACGCGGCGGACCTGCTCGCGGCCCGGGCCGCCGGAGTCCCCGGACTGCGGATGCGCATCCGCGACGTGTGGCAGCCGCTGCCCGCCGCCCTGCGCCGGCCGCTCGCCTTCGGCGGCGCGGCCCGCGAGGCGGACCCGGACTTCGACCCCCTGAACCACGTCCGGCTGCACGCCCCGACCGCCGACTTCCAGACGGTCGCGGGCCGGCTCATGGAGCGCCCCCTGGAGCGCGACCGCCCGCCCTGGGAGGCCCATGTGCTGCCGGGTGAGGACGGCGTCTGCTTCGCCGTGCTGTTCAAGTTCCACCACGCCCTGGCCGACGGGCTGCGGGCGCTGACCCTGGCGGCGGGCGTCATGGACCCGATGGACATGCCCGCGCCCCGGCCCCGCCCCGTCGAGACCCCGCGCGGCGTCCTGCCGGACGTGCGCGACCTGCCCGGGCTGATGCGCGGCGCCCTGTCCGACATGAGCCGCGCCCTGGACATCGGCGCCGCCGTCGCCCGGTCCTCCCTCGACGTGCGGTCCACCCCCGCGCTCACCTGCGCACCGAGCGGCACCCGCCGCACCGCCGGAGTCGTGCTCGACCTCGACGACGTGCACCGCATCCGCAAGACCGTCGGCGGCACCGTCAACGACGTCCTCATCGCCGTCGTCGCGGGCGCCCTGCGCCGCTGGCTCGACGAGCGCGGCGACGGCAGCGAGGGCGTCAGCCCCCGAGCCCTGATCCCCGTCTCCAAGCGCCGCCCCCGGACCGCGTACCCGCAGGGCAACCGGCTCTCCGGGTACCTGATACGGCTTCCGGTGGACGACCCCGACCCGCTGGCCCGCCTCGCCTCGGTCCGGGACGCCATGGACCGCAACAAGGACGCCGGCCCCAACCGGGGCGCGGGCGCCGTCGCCCTGCTCGCCGACCACGTACCCGCCCTCGCCCACCGGCTCGGCGGCCCCCTGGTCGGCCAGGCGGCCCGGATCTGGTTCGACCTCCTGGTGACCAGCGTGCCCCTGCCCAGCCTGGGCCTGAAGCTCGGCGGCCACCCGCTCACCGCGGTCTTCCCCTTCGCCCCGCTGGCCCCCGGCCACTCCCTGGCCGTCGCGGTCTCGACGTACCGGGGGAGCGTCCACTACGGCCTCGTCGCCGACGCCGAGGCGGTCCCGGATCTCGACCTGTTCGCCACGGCCGTCTCCAAGGAGGTGGCGATGCTGATCAAGGCCTGCCGGTCGTGA
- a CDS encoding IS701 family transposase: protein MGGDLADVRLWAGELDAVHERFVHRFSRSEPRESALAYMRGLIAPLQRKNGWTLAEEAGHEGPDRIHRMLNRIEWDADEVLDDVRQYVVDNLGDQDAVLVVDDTGFLKKGTRSAGVQRQYSGTAGRTENCQVGVFLAYATSRGRTLIDRRLYLPASWTDDRERCRRAGVDDEVAFETKVAMAKAMVRRAMADRVPFRWVTADAAYGFSKGWRSELERADVFHVMATTRHDTVVTRWAIDHPVHDLFNGLARQKWKRRSCGTGAHGPRIYDWARVEVRPWHRPDRRHWVLARRSVSRPGEISYYIAYCPVETTLDDLIRIAGSRWAIEECFQSAKQECGLDDYQVRRYPGWHRHMTLAMAAHACLTVLRARELDAGKAETDPPSSSTSASPRYDG from the coding sequence ATGGGTGGGGACCTTGCTGATGTCAGGTTGTGGGCGGGTGAACTGGACGCTGTGCATGAGCGGTTCGTGCACCGTTTCAGCAGGTCGGAGCCGCGGGAGTCGGCACTGGCTTATATGCGGGGCCTGATCGCTCCGCTGCAGCGGAAGAACGGCTGGACGCTGGCGGAGGAAGCCGGCCACGAAGGCCCGGATCGTATCCACAGGATGCTGAACCGGATCGAGTGGGACGCGGATGAGGTGCTCGACGACGTGCGTCAGTACGTGGTCGACAACCTCGGCGACCAGGACGCCGTCCTGGTCGTGGACGACACGGGCTTCTTGAAGAAGGGGACGCGGTCGGCCGGGGTGCAGCGGCAGTACTCCGGCACCGCCGGGCGGACGGAGAACTGCCAGGTCGGCGTCTTCCTCGCGTACGCCACGAGCCGCGGGCGGACTCTGATCGACCGGCGTCTGTATCTGCCCGCATCCTGGACCGACGACCGTGAAAGGTGCCGCCGGGCCGGCGTCGACGACGAGGTCGCCTTTGAGACCAAGGTGGCCATGGCGAAGGCGATGGTCCGCCGCGCCATGGCGGACAGGGTCCCGTTTCGGTGGGTGACCGCGGATGCCGCCTACGGGTTCAGCAAAGGCTGGCGGTCGGAGCTGGAGCGGGCGGACGTCTTCCACGTCATGGCCACCACCCGCCACGACACCGTGGTCACCCGCTGGGCGATCGACCATCCCGTCCATGACTTGTTCAACGGTCTTGCCCGGCAGAAATGGAAGCGCCGTTCCTGCGGCACCGGGGCTCACGGCCCGCGGATCTACGACTGGGCACGCGTCGAGGTCCGGCCCTGGCACCGACCCGACCGCCGCCACTGGGTCCTCGCCCGCCGCAGCGTGAGCCGACCCGGGGAGATCTCTTACTACATCGCCTACTGCCCGGTTGAGACAACGCTTGACGACCTGATCCGCATCGCGGGCAGCAGGTGGGCCATCGAGGAGTGCTTCCAGAGCGCGAAACAGGAATGCGGCCTGGACGACTACCAGGTCCGCCGCTATCCCGGCTGGCACCGGCACATGACCCTGGCCATGGCTGCCCACGCCTGCCTGACCGTCCTGCGAGCCCGCGAGCTGGACGCCGGGAAAGCAGAAACGGATCCTCCCAGCTCATCCACCTCAGCCTCGCCGAGATACGACGGCTGA
- a CDS encoding (2Fe-2S)-binding protein, with product MVLLLFVDLDPDLAALRPLAGFFVLRTERASAGSLPTLAQAYAATSPDVSVNPLIFRVRKVATALRAPELRVAASVTHQGLAARLWSIALGCAALYGSVPDLDARLLHWDADGSAPDDLWLTDVRQLPGDAPSLADVVLHGHLVPLAAALRAHHGLAPGLLRGNAASALAGAARELDRWAGRHDRTDVAARARSLAAELLAHPLLTGAGTLTGTAFRRRSCCLYYRVPGGGVCGDCCFPRPPRSSPRAPSG from the coding sequence TTGGTACTACTGCTCTTCGTGGACCTCGACCCCGACCTCGCCGCGCTCCGCCCGCTCGCCGGCTTCTTCGTGCTGCGCACGGAACGAGCATCGGCCGGGTCTCTTCCCACTCTCGCACAGGCCTACGCCGCCACGTCACCGGATGTGTCAGTAAATCCCCTGATTTTTCGTGTCCGTAAGGTCGCGACCGCCCTGCGCGCCCCGGAGTTGCGCGTCGCCGCGTCCGTGACCCACCAGGGACTCGCGGCCCGGCTCTGGTCGATCGCCCTCGGCTGCGCCGCGCTCTACGGCTCCGTCCCCGACCTCGACGCCCGGCTGCTGCACTGGGACGCCGACGGCAGCGCCCCCGACGACCTGTGGCTGACGGACGTACGGCAGTTGCCGGGGGACGCGCCGTCCCTCGCGGACGTCGTCCTGCACGGCCACCTCGTCCCGCTGGCGGCGGCCCTGCGCGCCCACCACGGCCTCGCACCGGGCCTGCTGCGCGGCAACGCCGCCTCCGCCCTGGCCGGTGCCGCCCGGGAACTGGACCGCTGGGCCGGGCGGCACGACCGTACGGACGTCGCCGCCCGGGCCCGGTCCCTGGCCGCCGAACTCCTCGCGCACCCCCTGCTCACCGGCGCCGGGACCCTCACCGGCACCGCGTTCCGGCGCCGCAGCTGCTGCCTGTACTACCGGGTGCCCGGCGGGGGCGTCTGCGGCGACTGCTGCTTCCCGCGGCCGCCCCGCTCTTCCCCACGCGCCCCTTCTGGGTGA